The following proteins are co-located in the Flavobacterium sp. CECT 9288 genome:
- the tsaD gene encoding tRNA (adenosine(37)-N6)-threonylcarbamoyltransferase complex transferase subunit TsaD, whose protein sequence is MQNPEVFILAIESSCDDTAAAVLKNDKVLSNVVANQLIHNQYGGVVPELASRAHQQNIVPVVDAALKKANIQKEQLSAIAFTQGPGLMGSLLVGSSFAKSLALALNIPLLAINHMQAHVLAHFIDEEGFEKPSFPFLALTISGGHTQIIKVEDYFTMTIIGETTDDAVGEAFDKSAKILGLPYPGGPLIDKYAQLGNPKAFPFTKPKVAGLDFSFSGLKTAILYFIQKRTAENPNFVTENLNDICASIQHTIIEILMDKIKLAVKETGIKQIAIGGGVSANSGIRTTLKETEKKYGWKTYIPKFEYTTDNAAMIGIVGYQKYLSQTFENSNVVSKARIQF, encoded by the coding sequence ATGCAAAATCCTGAGGTTTTTATACTTGCAATAGAAAGTTCTTGCGATGATACCGCCGCTGCAGTTTTAAAAAACGACAAAGTACTATCAAATGTTGTAGCAAACCAACTTATTCACAATCAATACGGGGGTGTTGTTCCTGAACTTGCCTCTAGAGCTCATCAACAAAACATTGTTCCTGTAGTAGATGCTGCACTTAAAAAAGCAAATATACAAAAAGAACAGCTATCTGCAATTGCATTCACACAAGGTCCTGGCCTTATGGGCTCCTTGCTGGTAGGAAGCTCTTTTGCAAAATCATTGGCTCTAGCCTTAAACATTCCGCTTCTTGCAATAAATCACATGCAAGCTCATGTTTTAGCGCATTTTATTGATGAAGAAGGATTTGAAAAACCAAGCTTTCCATTTTTAGCATTAACTATAAGTGGAGGCCATACTCAAATTATAAAGGTAGAAGATTATTTTACCATGACCATAATTGGCGAAACCACTGATGATGCTGTAGGCGAAGCATTTGATAAAAGTGCCAAAATCCTTGGACTTCCCTATCCTGGCGGTCCTTTAATAGACAAATATGCTCAACTAGGTAATCCAAAAGCATTTCCATTTACTAAGCCTAAGGTCGCTGGATTAGATTTTAGTTTTTCAGGATTAAAGACTGCAATTCTCTATTTTATTCAAAAGAGAACAGCCGAAAATCCAAATTTTGTAACGGAAAACCTAAATGATATTTGCGCATCAATACAGCATACTATTATAGAAATTTTAATGGATAAAATAAAGCTTGCTGTAAAAGAAACAGGTATTAAACAAATTGCAATTGGAGGCGGCGTATCTGCAAACTCCGGCATAAGGACTACTTTAAAGGAAACCGAAAAAAAATACGGTTGGAAAACCTATATACCAAAATTTGAATACACAACCGATAACGCTGCAATGATAGGAATTGTAGGATATCAAAAATATTTATCACAAACATTTGAAAACTCAAATGTAGTTTCAAAAGCTAGAATACAATTTTAA